A single Pedobacter sp. PACM 27299 DNA region contains:
- a CDS encoding RNA-binding S4 domain-containing protein, translating into MAEQEKLRIDKYLWAIRLFKTRSLATEACKAGRVKFNGNNLKASAIVKPGDVYQVSKGIEKKVIEVVELLYNRVEAKIAVTKYKDITPLEETQGYKSMFHSPVLIRDRGAGRPTKKDRREIDDLTGGLFEEEGEK; encoded by the coding sequence ATGGCAGAGCAAGAAAAATTACGGATAGATAAGTACTTATGGGCAATCAGATTATTTAAGACCAGGAGTTTGGCGACAGAGGCTTGTAAAGCGGGTCGTGTGAAATTCAATGGGAATAATCTTAAAGCTTCTGCAATAGTCAAACCTGGTGATGTGTACCAGGTATCCAAAGGAATAGAAAAGAAAGTAATTGAAGTAGTGGAGCTGCTATACAATAGGGTAGAGGCTAAAATTGCGGTTACTAAATATAAAGACATTACGCCTCTGGAGGAGACCCAGGGTTATAAATCTATGTTCCATTCACCGGTATTGATCAGAGATCGTGGTGCAGGTAGACCAACAAAGAAAGACCGTAGGGAAATCGACGACCTGACGGGGGGGCTGTTTGAAGAAGAAGGCGAGAAGTAA
- a CDS encoding 2,3,4,5-tetrahydropyridine-2,6-dicarboxylate N-succinyltransferase — protein sequence MIAQLKKLVEAAWEDRTLLGYSEYCEAIETVIMQLDKGELRVAEPVLNSWAVNEWIKKAVILYFPIREMKEIEVGPFVFHDKMKLKTNYKELGVRVVPHGIARYGAYLAKGVIMMPSYVNIGAYVDEGTMVDTWATVGSCAQIGKHVHLSGGVGIGGVLEPIQAAPVIIEDNVFIGSRAIVVEGVRVEREAVLGANVVLTASTKIIDVTGNTPVEYKGIVPARSVVIPGSYAKKFPAGEFQVPCALIIGQRKESTDKKTSLNDALRENNVAV from the coding sequence ATGATAGCACAATTAAAAAAGTTAGTAGAAGCCGCTTGGGAAGACAGAACTTTATTAGGATATAGTGAATATTGCGAAGCAATAGAAACGGTAATTATGCAACTTGATAAAGGTGAATTGCGCGTTGCTGAACCAGTACTGAACTCCTGGGCTGTGAATGAATGGATCAAAAAAGCTGTAATCCTTTATTTTCCAATCAGAGAAATGAAAGAAATTGAAGTTGGTCCTTTCGTATTTCATGATAAAATGAAATTGAAAACCAATTATAAGGAACTAGGTGTAAGAGTAGTACCTCATGGTATTGCACGTTATGGTGCTTATTTAGCCAAAGGTGTGATCATGATGCCTTCTTATGTAAATATCGGTGCTTACGTTGACGAAGGTACAATGGTAGATACATGGGCTACTGTAGGTTCATGTGCACAGATCGGCAAACACGTTCACTTAAGTGGTGGTGTGGGTATTGGCGGTGTATTAGAGCCAATTCAAGCTGCTCCGGTCATCATTGAAGACAATGTTTTTATTGGTTCAAGAGCGATCGTTGTGGAAGGTGTTCGTGTGGAAAGAGAAGCTGTTCTAGGTGCAAACGTAGTTTTAACTGCCTCTACAAAAATTATTGATGTTACAGGCAACACGCCAGTGGAATATAAAGGTATCGTTCCTGCACGTTCAGTAGTAATTCCAGGTAGCTATGCGAAGAAATTCCCAGCTGGTGAATTCCAGGTTCCATGTGCATTGATCATTGGTCAGCGTAAAGAATCTACAGATAAAAAGACTTCTCTAAATGATGCATTGAGAGAAAATAATGTAGCAGTATAA
- a CDS encoding glycosyltransferase family 4 protein, translating to MKIGFDGKRAANNLTGLGNYSRSLVTHLAEFFPQNQYFVYTPKVKDHTQISRFLQIKGVKTELPDRPGWFWRTSGIKKQLLKDQIDLFHGLSHEIPLGIQDSGIASVVTIHDLIFLRFPQYYGRIDRFIYQLKFRYACKHADKIIAISECTKRDLVHFFHTDPDKIEVVYQSCDDSFKSITDQKKKQEVRDKHQLPEKYVLNVGTIESRKNLLTLIKALPEIHPDYQLVVVGKKTAYKDLVNKEIVALGLKSRVTFLQNVPFEDLPSIYQMAKAFVYPSLYEGFGIPIIEALYSGIPVIAATGSCLEEAGGDNSLYVAPYDHQALSDAINKVLNSPALATVMTVKGLEYVKKFDTRVLTEEMIKIYTQVLSNHQK from the coding sequence ATGAAGATTGGTTTTGACGGAAAGAGGGCAGCGAATAATTTAACAGGACTAGGGAACTACAGCAGGTCTTTGGTTACCCACCTGGCAGAATTTTTCCCTCAAAACCAATACTTTGTTTATACACCCAAAGTAAAGGATCACACTCAGATCTCCCGGTTTTTGCAAATCAAGGGAGTTAAAACTGAGCTTCCTGATCGTCCGGGATGGTTCTGGAGAACTTCTGGAATTAAAAAGCAACTATTAAAAGATCAGATTGACCTGTTTCATGGTTTGAGCCATGAGATCCCATTGGGGATTCAGGATTCTGGAATTGCAAGTGTAGTGACGATACATGACCTAATTTTTCTCAGGTTCCCTCAATATTACGGCAGGATCGATCGATTCATTTACCAGCTAAAATTCCGCTATGCCTGCAAACATGCAGACAAGATTATAGCCATCAGTGAATGTACAAAAAGAGACCTTGTCCATTTCTTCCACACCGACCCTGATAAAATTGAAGTTGTTTACCAAAGCTGCGATGACAGTTTCAAATCTATAACTGATCAAAAGAAAAAGCAGGAAGTCAGGGATAAGCACCAGTTACCAGAAAAATATGTTCTGAATGTAGGAACAATTGAAAGCCGGAAAAACCTGCTGACGCTGATCAAAGCGTTGCCAGAAATTCATCCGGATTACCAACTCGTAGTGGTTGGAAAAAAAACAGCTTATAAAGACCTGGTCAACAAAGAAATTGTAGCATTGGGCTTAAAATCCAGGGTTACTTTTTTACAGAACGTACCTTTCGAGGACTTACCCTCTATTTATCAAATGGCTAAGGCCTTTGTATATCCATCCTTATATGAAGGATTTGGTATTCCTATCATTGAAGCTTTGTATTCCGGCATTCCGGTCATTGCAGCAACCGGTTCCTGTTTAGAAGAAGCCGGAGGCGACAACAGCTTGTATGTTGCTCCTTATGACCATCAGGCGCTCTCCGATGCCATAAATAAAGTATTAAACAGCCCTGCTCTCGCCACAGTGATGACAGTAAAAGGGCTGGAGTATGTTAAAAAATTTGATACCCGGGTCCTCACTGAGGAAATGATTAAAATTTATACCCAGGTACTTTCCAAT